The following proteins are co-located in the candidate division TA06 bacterium genome:
- a CDS encoding aminopeptidase: MAKEHKLLMEPKSIWETARESDKKNFFALAKDYSVFLDQGRTERLAVEFLAKLAQKHGFVPLEKQKKWQAGARVYALNQNKNIVLAVLGKKPLEQGASLIASHLDAPRVDLKQNPLYQDEDLQMALLRTHYYGGVKKYQWVNVPLGLFGRVIRRDGTYVDIALGQDPDDPCLVIPDILPHLNKKEQSERKAGEVIRGEEMLLVCGGIPVADKEVKQRVKTAVMEHLHRLYKIEEEDFVSAELEAVPLTPARFVGFDKSFLGGYGQDDKICCYASVRAIFDFKVPERTALAVCVDKEEIGSEGSTGMQSNFLVNFLGDLMALAQPKYSESSLRKCLANSFALSGDVNAAVEPNFKGVHEMSNACRAGFGVVITKYTGHGGKSGSSDANAEFVGYVRKIFNQAVVPWQAAALGKVDEGGGGTVAKFLARHGMNVLDCGPGLLSMHSPFELVSVADLYATYLGYKAFLNA; this comes from the coding sequence ATGGCCAAAGAGCACAAGCTGTTAATGGAGCCAAAGTCTATCTGGGAAACAGCCAGGGAAAGCGACAAGAAAAATTTCTTTGCCCTGGCCAAGGATTATTCGGTATTTTTGGATCAGGGCCGCACCGAAAGGCTGGCAGTGGAATTTTTGGCCAAGCTGGCCCAGAAGCACGGGTTCGTTCCGCTGGAGAAGCAGAAGAAATGGCAGGCCGGAGCCAGGGTCTACGCCCTCAACCAGAACAAGAACATAGTGCTGGCGGTGCTGGGCAAAAAGCCGCTGGAGCAGGGAGCCAGCCTGATCGCCTCGCATCTGGACGCTCCCCGGGTGGACCTGAAGCAAAACCCCCTGTATCAGGACGAGGACCTGCAAATGGCCCTGCTGCGGACCCACTATTACGGCGGGGTCAAGAAATACCAGTGGGTCAACGTTCCCTTGGGGCTGTTCGGCCGGGTGATTCGCCGGGACGGAACATACGTAGACATCGCCCTGGGCCAGGACCCGGACGATCCCTGCTTAGTGATACCCGACATCCTGCCCCATCTCAACAAAAAGGAACAGTCCGAGCGCAAGGCCGGCGAGGTGATCAGGGGCGAGGAGATGCTGTTGGTCTGCGGCGGGATCCCGGTGGCCGATAAAGAGGTCAAACAGCGGGTCAAAACCGCGGTGATGGAGCATCTGCACCGGCTGTACAAAATAGAGGAAGAGGATTTCGTCAGCGCCGAGCTGGAGGCCGTGCCATTGACCCCGGCCCGGTTCGTGGGCTTTGACAAAAGCTTTCTGGGCGGCTACGGCCAGGACGACAAGATCTGCTGCTATGCCTCGGTCCGGGCCATCTTCGACTTCAAGGTCCCGGAGCGGACCGCGCTGGCCGTCTGCGTGGACAAGGAGGAGATCGGGTCCGAGGGCAGCACCGGGATGCAGTCCAATTTTCTGGTCAACTTCCTGGGCGACCTGATGGCCCTGGCCCAGCCGAAGTATTCCGAGAGCAGTCTGCGCAAATGTCTGGCCAACAGCTTCGCCCTGTCCGGCGACGTCAACGCGGCGGTGGAGCCCAACTTCAAGGGCGTGCACGAGATGTCCAACGCCTGCCGGGCCGGTTTTGGCGTGGTCATTACCAAATACACCGGGCACGGCGGAAAAAGCGGCTCCAGCGACGCCAACGCCGAGTTCGTGGGCTATGTCCGCAAAATATTCAACCAGGCCGTGGTGCCCTGGCAGGCGGCGGCCTTGGGCAAGGTGGACGAGGGCGGCGGCGGCACGGTGGCCAAATTCCTGGCCCGGCACGGCATGAACGTGCTGGACTGCGGACCGGGGCTTTTATCTATGCACTCGCCGTTCGAGTTGGTCTCGGTGGCCGACCTGTATGCCACCTATCTGGGATACAAGGCATTTCTCAATGCCTGA
- a CDS encoding peptidylprolyl isomerase, with translation MVMQMMRRKMKVIMWVVVVTFVVGFVYVIMGTGGSLGKRQDKLSRGIAGEAGGQEISTRQYQEALSRSREQYRARFGADPDEAAFRQMEQEVWQGLLGSVILQRAYRQYGIRIYDEEIVGIIKNRPPNELMQDPQLMTNGQFDMQKYQSVISNPQNLAWLVNYENQLREQLPQQKLNLQVLAGVRVTDQEIIRVFQDQNEKVKASYVAVDPAKYFNAQEEVSSTEIAVYYKSHQDEFQAPERVKISFVALAKEPTERDLAELKLKIDDIYAQAAKPGASFDTLAMEYSEDPGSALNGGDLGFFEKETMDPAFAEAAFRLSPKQISKPFQSSFGWHIVKVEERKTEAGKLKVRARHILLRIKPGEETLSQLRTKAESFAEQAKTEEFEKAAQAAGLQAIPTGFLPRGGFIPGLGAFPEALNFAFDEKAGTISQVLEGDGALVVVRVLEKRKEGVQPLADLEQRIKMTVIKERARDKAKALAQQIKSAIKSGQTMPQAAAAAGARFDTTTLMTRQDMVPGVGTRNEFFGAAFSQALGIVGNPVSTDYGVYLIRVEKHIMPDQALLSRQAPQISQQLLQAKQRQAMQQWYNYFQGGLKVRDYRVAGM, from the coding sequence ATGGTCATGCAAATGATGCGCCGCAAAATGAAGGTCATCATGTGGGTGGTGGTGGTCACCTTCGTGGTGGGATTCGTCTATGTCATCATGGGCACCGGCGGCAGCCTGGGAAAAAGGCAAGACAAGCTATCCCGGGGCATAGCCGGCGAGGCGGGCGGGCAAGAGATATCAACCCGCCAGTATCAGGAGGCCCTGAGCCGCAGCCGGGAACAGTACCGCGCCCGGTTCGGGGCCGATCCCGACGAGGCCGCCTTCCGCCAGATGGAGCAGGAGGTATGGCAGGGGCTGTTGGGATCGGTGATCTTGCAGCGGGCCTACCGCCAGTACGGGATCAGGATCTACGACGAAGAGATCGTGGGCATCATCAAGAATCGGCCCCCCAACGAGCTGATGCAGGACCCCCAGTTGATGACCAACGGCCAGTTTGACATGCAGAAATACCAGTCGGTCATCTCCAATCCCCAGAACCTGGCCTGGCTGGTCAATTACGAGAACCAGCTGCGGGAACAACTGCCCCAGCAGAAGCTGAACCTGCAGGTGCTGGCCGGGGTGCGGGTGACCGACCAGGAGATCATCAGGGTGTTCCAGGACCAGAACGAAAAAGTCAAAGCCAGTTATGTGGCGGTGGATCCAGCCAAATACTTCAACGCCCAGGAAGAAGTCTCCTCAACCGAGATAGCGGTCTATTACAAATCTCATCAGGACGAGTTCCAGGCTCCGGAGCGGGTGAAGATATCCTTCGTGGCCCTGGCCAAAGAGCCCACCGAGCGGGACCTGGCCGAGCTCAAGCTTAAGATAGACGACATCTACGCCCAGGCGGCCAAGCCCGGGGCCAGTTTCGACACCCTGGCCATGGAATACTCCGAAGATCCGGGCTCGGCCCTGAACGGCGGCGACCTGGGCTTTTTTGAAAAAGAGACCATGGACCCGGCTTTCGCCGAGGCGGCCTTCAGGCTTTCGCCCAAGCAGATTTCAAAACCCTTCCAGAGCAGCTTCGGCTGGCATATAGTCAAAGTGGAAGAAAGAAAGACCGAGGCCGGGAAACTCAAAGTCAGGGCCCGCCATATCCTGCTGCGAATCAAACCGGGCGAGGAGACCCTGTCCCAGTTGCGCACCAAGGCCGAGTCTTTTGCCGAACAGGCCAAAACCGAGGAATTTGAAAAGGCGGCCCAAGCCGCAGGCCTGCAGGCTATACCCACCGGCTTTCTGCCCCGAGGCGGTTTCATTCCCGGGCTGGGCGCGTTCCCCGAGGCCTTGAACTTTGCCTTCGACGAAAAGGCCGGGACCATAAGCCAGGTGCTGGAGGGCGACGGGGCGCTGGTGGTGGTCCGGGTGCTGGAGAAGCGTAAGGAAGGGGTCCAGCCTTTGGCCGATCTGGAACAGCGCATCAAGATGACGGTCATAAAAGAACGGGCTAGGGACAAGGCCAAGGCTTTGGCCCAGCAGATAAAATCGGCCATTAAGTCCGGGCAGACCATGCCGCAGGCGGCGGCCGCCGCCGGGGCCAGGTTCGACACCACAACTTTGATGACCCGCCAGGATATGGTGCCGGGAGTGGGGACCCGCAACGAATTCTTCGGCGCGGCCTTCAGCCAGGCTTTGGGAATTGTCGGCAACCCGGTGTCCACCGATTACGGGGTTTATCTGATCCGGGTGGAAAAGCACATCATGCCCGACCAGGCCCTGCTGAGCCGGCAGGCGCCCCAGATTTCCCAGCAGCTTCTGCAGGCCAAACAGCGCCAGGCCATGCAGCAGTGGTATAATTATTTCCAGGGCGGACTGAAGGTGCGGGATTACCGGGTGGCCGGGATGTGA